One window of Acipenser ruthenus chromosome 17, fAciRut3.2 maternal haplotype, whole genome shotgun sequence genomic DNA carries:
- the LOC131697982 gene encoding extracellular calcium-sensing receptor-like, whose translation MLLLLAVILLTRAEEPICRLQETPGFPQFAKDGDIIIGGIFTIHSSTYGLKHTFNNMPEPLKCKSLDFRELRFARTMIFAIEEINNSTEILPNVSLGYRIYDSCASIPLALKAALTLVNGQEAEFSSNSSCTKPSFVPAIIGESGSSPSVAISRVVGPFRIPMVSPYATCACLSNKQEFPAFFRTIPSDYFQATALAKLVKHFGWTWVGAIRSDNDYGNFGMAAFIKAAQAEGICIEYSEAFYRTNPREKILKVVDTLKKATAKVIVAFIASGEMVVLFQELSNQNITGFQWIGSESWVTDPEFLSKDGHGFLGGAIGFGIRKSVIPGLKQFLLNISLPHILSNPLLKEFWENAFSCSFPDPMTTSSRRPCTGSENLYDLQNPYTDVSQLRISNTVYKAVYAVANSVHDLLSCKKSPNPLTKNNCGKNINFEPWQVLQQLKTVNFTSKNGDKVYFDENGDPVATYELVNWQLNKEGKAEMVNVGYYDASERQPFRMSNKSITWAGGEYKAPKSVCSESCPPGTRKAVQKGKPVCCFDCISCAEGEISNQTDSIDCIRCPVEYWPNSQRDQCILKEIEFLSFEEILGMILVIFSVCGACVTITVAVVFLHNRDTPIVKANNSELSFFLLFSLALCFLCALTFIGQPSEWSCMLRHTSFGITFVMCISCVLGKTIVVLMAFRSTLPGNNIMKWFGPIQQRLSVFAFTFIQALICTLWLAMSPPFPSKNTSTYKDRIILECDLGSAAAFYSVLGYIGFLAAMCFVLAFLARKLPDNFNEAKYITFSMLIFCAVWITFIPAYISSPGKYTVAVEIFAILASSFGLLFCIFAPKCYIIVLKPEKNTRKHMMGKMPSKSL comes from the exons ATGCTGCTCTTACTAGCAGTTATCCTGTTGACGAGGGCAGAAGAACCTATTTGTAGACTACAAGAAACCCCAGGCTTCCCGCAGTTTGCCAAAGATGGAGATATTATAATTGGAGGAATCTTTACTATCCACAGCAGCACTTATGGTTTGAAGCACACCTTTAATAATATGCCAGAACCTTTAAAATGCAAAAG cctAGATTTCAGAGAACTTCGATTTGCTCGAACTATGATCTTTGCCATTGAAGAGATCAATAACAGCACAGAAATACTTCCTAATGTTTCACTGGGCTACAGGATCTATGATTCATGTGCGTCTATACCCCTGGCTTTAAAAGCTGCTCTGACACTGGTGAATGGGCAGGAAGCTGAATTCTCCTCCAATAGTTCCTGTACCAAACCATCCTTTGTCCCTGCTATAATAGGGGAGTCTGGATCATCACCCTCTGTTGCAATCTCCAGGGTTGTTGGACCTTTCAGAATTCCAATG GTTAGTCCCTATGCTACTTGTGCCTGTCTTAGCAACAAACAAGAATTTCCTGCATTTTTCAGAACAATACCAAGTGACTATTTTCAGGCCACTGCATTGGCAAAGCTTGTGAAGCATTTCGGATGGACTTGGGTTGGAGCAATTAGAAGTGACAATGATTACGGAAACTTTGGAATGGCAGCTTTTATCAAAGCAGCCCAAGCAGAGGGCATTTGTATTGAGTATTCAGAGGCTTTTTACAGAACCAACCCAAGAGAGAAAATTCTTAAAGTTGTGGACACCTTAAAGAAAGCCACGGCAAAGGTCATTGTAGCTTTCATTGCatctggtgaaatggtggttctGTTCCAAGAGCTATCCAATCAGAACATTACTGGCTTTCAGTGGATTGGCAGTGAATCTTGGGTAACTGATCCAGAGTTTCTCTCAAAAGATGGACATGGATTTCTAGGTGGGGCAATAGGTTTCGGAATAAGGAAATCTGTTATTCCTGGATTAAAACAGTTTCTATTGAACATTAGCCTACCCCATATTCTTAGCAATCCGCTGTTGAAAGAGTTCTGGGAAAATGCATTTAGTTGTAGTTTTCCAGATCCTATGACAACTTCTAGTAGAAGACCATGTACAGGGTCAGAGAATTTATATGACTTGCAAAATCCCTATACAGATGTGTCTCAGCTACGAATTTCCAATACTGTGTACAAGGCAGTGTATGCTGTAGCCAATTCAGTCCATGATTTGTTATCTTGCAAAAAATCCCCAAATCCTTTAACCAAAAATAACTGTggaaaaaatattaattttgaaCCTTGGCAG GTACTACAACAATTAAAAACTGTAAATTTCACCTCCAAAAATGGGGACAAAGTCTATTTTGATGAAAACGGAGATCCAGTAGCAACATATGAATTAGTAAACTGGCAGCTCAATAAAGAAGGAAAAGCAGAAATGGTTAACGTAGGCTACTATGATGCTTCAGAAAGACAACCATTTAGAATGAGTAACAAAAGTATCACCTGGGCAGGTGGCGAGTATAAG GCACCTAAAtcagtgtgcagtgagagctgtccTCCTGGCACTCGGAAGGCTGTTCAGAAAGGAAAGCCTGTTTGTTGCTTTGACTGCATATCATGTGCTGAAGGAGAAATCAGCAATCAGACAG ATTCCATAGATTGCATTAGGTGCCCTGTGGAATACTGGCCGAATTCTCAAAGAGATCAATGCATCCTGAAGGAAATAGAATTCTTGTCCTTTGAAGAAATTCTGGGAATGATTTTGGTGATATTTTCAGTCTGCGGAGCATGTGTAACTATCACTGTTGCTGTAGTTTTCTTGCATAACAGAGATACCCCCATTGTTAAAGCTAATAACTCTGAACTCAGTTTCTtccttctgttttcattagcaCTGTGTTTCCTTTGTGCACTTACTTTCATTGGCCAGCCCTCTGAGTGGTCCTGTATGTTGCGCCATACCTCGTTTGGGATCACATTTGTCATGTGCATCTCTTGTGTTCTGGGGAAAACAATAGTTGTGTTAATGGCGTTTAGGTCTACACTTCCAGGCAACAATATTATGAAATGGTTTGGGCCCATCCAGCAGAGGTTAAGTGTCTTTGCATTCACATTTATTCAGGCTCTAATATGCACTCTTTGGCTGGCTATGTCCCCTCCTTTTCCTAGCAAAAACACAAGCACCTACAAAGACAGAATCATTTTAGAGTGTGACCTGGGTTCTGCTGCAGCATTTTATTCTGTGTTAGGGTATATTGGCTTTCTTGCTGCCATGTGTTTTGTGCTCGCTTTTTTGGCCCGAAAGCTGCCAGATAACTTTAATGAagctaaatacattacatttagcatgctcatattctgtgctgtttggatcaCCTTTATACCAGCTTACATCAGCTCACCTGGGAAGTACACAGTTGCTGTAGAAATATTTGCTATTCTAGCTTCCAGTTTTGGTTTGCTTTTCTGTATTTTTGCTCCCAAATGTTACATAATAGTACTGAAACCTGAGAAGAATACAAGAAAACACATGATGGGTAAAATGCCTTCAAAATCACTTTGA